The Podospora pseudocomata strain CBS 415.72m chromosome 1 map unlocalized CBS415.72m_1, whole genome shotgun sequence genome has a segment encoding these proteins:
- a CDS encoding uncharacterized protein (EggNog:ENOG503P5UU), translated as MTSAQYLMPSAHHHHDNLPGSTACTSGPASVVYSSPDLDPYSAISGVSSFNYPAAADSTLLTPVSGAGSPPLQQRATSKPPMRNYHSQSAIPGPQVPTPPNSSKMYYSGYDVNNSSQGSSPITVHPAATEGGHFDMYMAHSPPMSHHPSSPKSEVPPPIDPYLGSYNVSANNGEIIHQPFQEYHAFNVDVGPSGPYLGQPPHMHHRMPSNGGHAPVLAQPNPSHFRPDTTPRIGGIEDLRDPSVLLGGYPSHAALSPGRRPQQRKKPSPARKPARTPKSTPQIGSESGANGQLDDGDQDELTLRDDAPDDDKYLFQLRKEFISEKGKGMWEEMKAKYSEKHQGNWEKAALQMKVSRAVAKYGVWPKREIERLMEAHRYYEEKRYQLILARMKESGGCRVWDWKPQHIEAMLVKLGMEEPTVDEKTGTRRRKNKAARRRATSQNSHHNTHVMGDWSNGLGLHHPAFQGHAHHVAAAAAARQASYDMMSDDASTAPQFSSEQENDYLDQIFNKTPKVEDSMSPESMELAYEDDAASQHSAAREPSHHRSERVARQACEQMMQTRATYAQ; from the exons ATGACCAGCGCCCAGTATCTCATGCCAAGTgcgcaccaccatcacgatAACTTGCCCGGTTCTACTGCTTGCACCAGCGGCCCTGCCTCTGTTGTTTACTCGTCACCGGACCTTGACCCCTACAGTGCT ATCTCTGGAGTCTCTTCTTTCAACTACCCAGCCGCTGCAGACTCGACACTCCTCACGCCAGTTTCTGGAGCCGGCAGTCCGCCTTTGCAGCAAAGAGCCACCTCAAAGCCACCGATGAGAAATTACCATTCGCAGTCGGCCATTCCTGGACCACAAgtcccaacacccccaaactcATCCAAGATGTACTACAGCGGTTACgacgtcaacaacagcagccaggGATCCTCTCCTATCACAGTCCATCCTGCGGCCACCGAGGGAGGGCATTTTGACATGTACATGGCTCACTCTCCCCCAATgagccaccacccatcctctcccaaaTCTGAGGTTCCACCGCCAATCGACCCCTATCTTGGATCCTACAATGTTTCGGCCAACAACGGGGAGATAATACACCAGCCTTTCCAGGAGTACCACGCCTTCAATGTTGACGTGGGGCCGTCGGGACCGTATCTGGGTCAGCCGCCACACATGCACCATCGCATGCCTTCCAACGGCGGACACGCTCCCGTCTTAGCTCAGCCAAACCCATCCCACTTTAGGCCAGACACGACCCCCAGAATTGGAGGCATTGAAGACTTACGTGATCCCTCTGTATTACTCGGCGGCTACCCGTCCCACGCGGCTCTTAGTCCCGGAAGAAGACCCCAGCAGCGCAAGAAGCCGTCACCGGCACGAAAACCAGCTCGCACACCCAAGTCAACACCTCAAATAGGTTCAGAATCAGGCGCGAATGGTCAattggatgatggtgatcaGGACGAGCTCACACTGCGGGACGATGCACCCGATGATGACAAGTATCTCTTCCAGCTCCGGAAAGAGTTCATCtcggagaaggggaagggcatGTGGGAAGAGATGAAGGCCAAGTACTCGGAGAAGCACCAAGGCAACTGGGAAAAGGCGGCTCTTCAGATGAAGGTCTCGCGTGCCGTTGCCAAGTATGGTGTCTGGCCGAAGAGAGAG ATCGAGCGACTTATGGAAGCCCACCGATACTACGAGGAAAAGAGATATCAACTTATACTTGCACGCATGAAGGAAAGCGGTGGCTGTCGCGTTTGGGACTGGAAGCCACAGCACATCGAGGCCATGCTTGTCAAGCTTGGTATGGAGGAGCCCACAGTTGATGAGAAGACTGGTACAAGACGGCGCAAGAACAAAGCAGCCCGTCGAAGGGCCACTTCGCAAAACAGCCATCACAACACACATGTCATGGGTGACTGGTCGAACGGGCTCGGTCTCCATCACCCTGCCTTCCAGGGTCATGCTCACCACGtcgcagcggcggcggcggcacgACAGGCCTCTTACGACATGATGAGCGACGACGCCAGCACCGCCCCCCAATTTAGCTCGGAACAAGAAAACGACTATCTCGACCAAATCTTTAACAAGACCCCCAAAGTCGAAGACAGCATGAGCCCCGAATCTATGGAGCTTGCTTATGAGGACGACGCCGCATCGCAACACTCGGCAGCCCGCGAGCCGAGTCATCACCGAAGCGAGCGTGTCGCTCGACAGGCCTGCGAACAAATGATGCAGACAAGAGCCACATATGCCCAATAA
- a CDS encoding uncharacterized protein (EggNog:ENOG503NUTD; COG:K), with product MESPEFAAGMRSHGANGAGPHKRKRSIIDSSPASLLDNDHDDQDDDHHVIERGDASPEAKGRRLPGVKRACNECRQQKLRCDVVQDPFQGCSRCNRLKLECKIESNFKRIGKRSKHAEMEKEIDKLRRAVQAAKAQGFTVEEDDEAIHSQLQSPVVASQYTHTRNPSLMGSDEAVSSLLHLKRGGSYTIPRIARELDDFRITEEHESLLFSQFFNCYHPFLPFLNPNQTPDQYYQQHPLLYWSIVAVASRRFLPDPTILTKLSGPLTRYLWTTIGEVPQSYYVVKALCLLCTWPLPTSTTSSDPTHILCGVLMKIATGIGLHRPNHINDFSRVAVELNNDGLHDRIKTWAVCNIVAQTIGTGYGQPASTLYDWTLAVRGGESGLFSLGPELEARLQIERFCDKVSKEMYSNASDPRGVAGDEHRAMLMRVYRREFNELQASILSQNLSPIINLHLRAAGLHLRLAGFFDSSKTPAYLDDLMALWRATTSYLDYILEGDSQSQSQCPQEYQYQVRDSYFLQYATNYIQQMLVAAGFALLKLMRSFFAKQIDFERGRNLFHGAIRAIRTTSVIQNDLNWRLAELMVQIWNGARIDAISPSFQANDNPEIDDSLQLKVRCRHSMSLVFDSIWHWREEYQARGRGTLDALKQPTHPDSANESSASSTHLDTTLAPPPHSIPANLGIATSNGALTPSAGGSALGGGGAMLDGLPYGNATTTYDVWDPQHWMLDGLIDFNYTFVPPIDAN from the exons ATGGAAAGCCCCGAGTTTGCGGCTGGCATGCGGAGCCATGGCGCGAACGGCGCTGGTCCTCACAAGCGGAAACGGAGCATCATCGACAGCAGCCCGGCTAGTCTGCTGGACAacgaccacgacgaccaAGACGACGACCACCATGTCATCGAGCGTGGTGATGCCTCCCCCGAGGCCAAGGGCCGCCGCCTACCCGGTGTCAAGCGTGCCTGTAATGAGTGCCGCCAGCAAAAG CTGCGCTGCGATGTCGTCCAGGATCCCTTTCAAGGCTGCTCCAGGTGCAACCGCCTCAAACTCGAGTGCAAGATCGAGTCCAACTTCAAACGCATTGGCAAAAGGTCGAAGCAtgccgagatggagaaggagatcgACAAGCTACGTCGTGCCGTGCAGGCGGCCAAGGCCCAGGGCTTTacggttgaggaagatgatgaggctATCCACTCGCAGTTGCAGTCCCCCGTCGTCGCCAGCCAGTATACGCATACCCGCAATCCGTCCCTGATGGGTTCTGACGAAGCTGTGTCATCCTTGCTCCATCTCAAAAGGGGCGGCTCCTATACGATACCTCGCATTGCCCGCGAGCTTGACGACTTTCGAATCACAGAAGAACATGAAAGTCTGCTGTTCAGCCAGTTCTTCAACTGCTATCATCCATTCTTACCATTTCTGAATCCAAACCAGACACCAGACCAATATTATCAACAGCACCCGTTACTGTATTGGTCCATCGTTGCGGTTGCGAGCAGGAGGTTTCTGCCCGatcccaccatcctcaccaaacTCTCGGGTCCCCTGACAAGATATCTCTGGACAACCATCGGAGAGGTTCCACAGAGCTACTACGTTGTCAAGGCGTTATGTCTGCTCTGCACATGGCCGTTGCCTACCAGCACTACATCATCCGACCCCACGCACATCCTTTGCGGGGTGCTGATGAAGATTGCCACCGGCATCGGACTGCACCGGCCCAACCACATCAACGACTTTTCTCGAGTCGCCGTCGAACTCAACAATGATGGCCTGCACGACCGTATCAAGACTTGGGCAGTGTGCAATATTGTTGCACAGACGATTGGTACAGGGTATGGTCAGCCGGCTTCGACGCTGTACGACTGGACGTTGGCTGTTCGCGGCGGCGAATCAGGACTTTTCTCTTTGGGGCCCGAGCTGGAGGCAAGGCTGCAAATAGAACGCTTCTGCGACAAGGTATCCAAAGAGATGTATAGCAATGCCAGCGACCCCAGAGGTGTCGCGGGCGACGAACACCGCGCCATGTTGATGCGTGTGTATCGTCGCGAGTTCAACGAGCTCCAGGCTTCCATTCTGTCACAGAACCTCTCACCCATCATTAATCTTCACTTGCGGGCAGCAGGTCTTCATCTTCGCCTGGCTGGCTTCTTTGACTCCAGTAAAACACCCGCGTACCTGGACGACCTGATGGCTCTTTGGcgggccaccaccagctaTCTTGACTACATTTTGGAGGGCGATTCGCAATCGCAGTCGCAATGTCCCCAAGAGTATCAGTACCAAGTCCGCGACTCCTATTTCCTTCAGTATGCTACCAACTACATTCAGCAAATGCTGGTCGCAGCCGGGTTCGCTTTGCTCAAACTTATGCGATCCTTCTTCGCTAAACAGATCGACTTTGAGCGGGGCAGAAACCTATTCCACGGCGCCATTCGAGCCATCAGAACCACCAGCGTGATTCAAAACGACTTGAACTGGCGGTTAGCCGAACTGATGGTGCAGATTTGGAACGGCGCTCGTATCGACGCCATCAGCCCCTCATTCCAGGCCAACGATAACCCAGAGATCGACGACAGCTTGCAGCTAAAAGTCCGGTGCCGCCATAGTATGAGCTTGGTATTTGACTCGATCTGGCATTGGCGAGAAGAGTACCAAGCAAGAGGTCGGGGTACGCTCGATG CTCTCAAGCAGCCTACGCATCCTGATTCAGCTAATGAATCATCAGCCTCTTCGACTCATCTCGACACCACTTtagctcctccaccgcacAGCATCCCCGCAAATTTGGGAATCGCAACGTCGAACGGCGCCCTCACGCCCAGCGCAGGCGGTTCCGCcctcggtggtggcggtgccATGCTGGACGGTTTGCCCTATGGcaacgccaccaccacctatgATGTCTGGGATCCACAGCACTGGATGCTGGACGGCTTGATCGACTTCAACTACACTTTTGTCCCTCCCATCGATGCTAATTAG
- a CDS encoding uncharacterized protein (EggNog:ENOG503P5R8): MGGASSKPAQNAVRKFPTRAPGSATPSSLTAVRNAAPESTTPPAPSPASRAQAQAVPPKSTTQFAPRPSVTKNESAGRSSPSSKQDSYSANPDKTPSDYPSTDFASRLKQMGAVQPNPTYSPSSIASPLVDASGISQSISGPMFPSAKNNPTLGALENRRRLEEQAKREMEDWGKSTHQGKELLDIGIIKKIFVLSEQGESDQAIEKQLGLKKGVVAKLGRDFLSIAS, from the exons ATGGGCGGCGCAAGCTCCAAACCAGCACAGAATGCTGTGCGCAAGTTTCCGACCAGAGCTCCAGGATCAGCGACCCCCTCATCTCTCACAGCTGTGAGAAATGCAGCTCCagaatcaacaacaccaccagcgccatcTCCAGCATCTCGAGCGCAAGCACAGGCTGTACCCCCAAAGTCCACAACTCAATTTGCGCCACGGCCCTCTGTCACAAAGAATGAGT CCGCCGGTCgatcctctccatcttcgaAACAAGATTCCTACTCCGCAAACCCAGACAAGACCCCCTCAGACTACCCATCCACCGATTTTGCCTCGCGCCTCAAACAAATGGGTGCTGTCCAGCCTAACCCAAcatactccccctcctcaatagCATCGCCGCTAGTCGACGCTTCAGGCATTTCCCAGTCCATCTCCGGCCCCATGTTTCCCTCGGCGAAGAACAACCCTACTCTTGGAGCGCTGGAGAACCGCAGGCGGCTAGAGGAACAGGCAAAgcgggagatggaggacTGGGGCAAGTCTACTCATCAAGGGAAGGAGCTCTTGGATATCGGCATCATTAAGAAGATCTTCGTCCTGAGTGAACAGGGCGAGTCAGACCAGGCGATTGAGAAACAACTAGGGCTGAAAAAGGGGGTCGTGGCTAAGCTCGGAAGGGACTTTCTCTCCATCGCCTCATGA